The following are from one region of the Mangifera indica cultivar Alphonso chromosome 14, CATAS_Mindica_2.1, whole genome shotgun sequence genome:
- the LOC123196770 gene encoding LOB domain-containing protein 25-like isoform X2, with the protein MASSSYSNSPCAACKFLRRKCLPDCIFAPYFPPEEPQKFANVHKIFGASNVGKLLNEVMPHQREDAVNSLAYEAEARMKDPVYGCVGAISVLQRQVIRLQRELDATNADLIRYACNEAPAPATSQFGSRRDSNQGQGAVDQNSAFYFPYNNDHFGDGHE; encoded by the coding sequence ATGGCTTCTTCCAGCTATTCCAATTCTCCATGTGCTGCCTGCAAGTTCTTGAGGAGAAAATGCCTGCCCGATTGCATCTTTGCTCCATATTTTCCTCCTGAGGAGCCACAAAAATTCGCCAATGTCCACAAGATTTTCGGAGCAAGCAACGTCGGCAAACTCTTAAACGAGGTGATGCCCCATCAGAGGGAAGATGCAGTGAACTCTCTTGCCTACGAAGCCGAGGCGCGCATGAAGGATCCCGTCTATGGCTGTGTTGGAGCCATCTCCGTCCTCCAACGACAAGTCATTCGACTCCAGAGAGAATTAGATGCCACAAACGCTGATCTCATCCGCTATGCCTGCAATGAAGCGCCTGCTCCTGCAACATCTCAGTTTGGCTCAAGAAGGGATTCAAATCAAGGACAAGGAGCTGTTGATCAAAATTCCGCCTTCTACTTTCCCTATAATAACGATCATTTTGGAGATGGCCATGAGTAA
- the LOC123196774 gene encoding 40S ribosomal protein S17-4-like yields the protein MGRVRTKTVKKSSRQVVERYYSEMTLDFHTNKKMLEEVAIIPSKRLRNKIAGFSTHLIKRIQEGPVRGISLKLQEEERERRMDFVPEESAIKTDEIKVDKETVEMLSALGLSDMSGLVEVEPQAMIPPRAAGGPGRRF from the coding sequence ATGGGTCGTGTTCGAACCAAGACTGTGAAGAAGTCCTCTCGCCAGGTGGTTGAGAGGTATTACTCTGAGATGACGCTGGACTTCCACACCAACAAGAAGATGTTGGAGGAGGTTGCCATCATCCCTTCAAAAAGGCTTCGTAACAAGATTGCTGGGTTCTCCACCCATCTGATTAAGAGGATTCAGGAAGGTCCAGTTCGTGGCATCTCATTGAAACTCCAAGAAGAGGAGCGTGAACGCAGAATGGACTTTGTCCCTGAGGAGTCAGCCATTAAGACCGACGAAATCAAGGTTGACAAGGAAACCGTAGAGATGCTTTCTGCTCTTGGCTTGTCAGACATGTCTGGGCTTGTTGAAGTTGAGCCACAAGCTATGATTCCTCCTCGGGCTGCTGGAGGACCTGGTAGAAGATTCTAA
- the LOC123196770 gene encoding LOB domain-containing protein 25-like isoform X1: protein MKTALQAKKAKIIKIMASSSYSNSPCAACKFLRRKCLPDCIFAPYFPPEEPQKFANVHKIFGASNVGKLLNEVMPHQREDAVNSLAYEAEARMKDPVYGCVGAISVLQRQVIRLQRELDATNADLIRYACNEAPAPATSQFGSRRDSNQGQGAVDQNSAFYFPYNNDHFGDGHE, encoded by the exons ATGAAGACTGCTTTGCAGGCCAAAAAAGCAAAA ATAATTAAGATTATGGCTTCTTCCAGCTATTCCAATTCTCCATGTGCTGCCTGCAAGTTCTTGAGGAGAAAATGCCTGCCCGATTGCATCTTTGCTCCATATTTTCCTCCTGAGGAGCCACAAAAATTCGCCAATGTCCACAAGATTTTCGGAGCAAGCAACGTCGGCAAACTCTTAAACGAGGTGATGCCCCATCAGAGGGAAGATGCAGTGAACTCTCTTGCCTACGAAGCCGAGGCGCGCATGAAGGATCCCGTCTATGGCTGTGTTGGAGCCATCTCCGTCCTCCAACGACAAGTCATTCGACTCCAGAGAGAATTAGATGCCACAAACGCTGATCTCATCCGCTATGCCTGCAATGAAGCGCCTGCTCCTGCAACATCTCAGTTTGGCTCAAGAAGGGATTCAAATCAAGGACAAGGAGCTGTTGATCAAAATTCCGCCTTCTACTTTCCCTATAATAACGATCATTTTGGAGATGGCCATGAGTAA
- the LOC123196769 gene encoding protein ANTHESIS POMOTING FACTOR 1-like, with the protein ISWVGNSPLAYFITKTFFLQNRVKSLESAFFCFRRRCSPSTVLCNCDIATDSTNGYRSSRCSFFSYQNLSMVNTVLTELDDKIVRSMAVGAVFSDFGGKINSLDFHRKDDLLVTASEDESVRLYDIVNAKLLKTTYHKKHGTDRICFTHHPSSVICSTKSNLDSTGESLRYLSMYDNRILRYFKGHKERVVSLCMSPVNDCFMSGSLDHSVRMWDLRVNACQGILHLRGRPTVAYDQQGLVFAVAMEGGAIKLFDSRSYDKGPFDTFLVGGDRAEVCDIKFSNDGKSMLLTTTNNNVYVLDAYGGEKRFAVNLEPSPNETIEATFSPDGQYVVSGSGDGTIHAWDINSRNEVACWNAHTGVSSCLKWAPRRVMFVAASSVLSFWIPNAHDPASGEPQSQQISHSTPSLS; encoded by the exons atatcttgggtgggaaacagtcctttggcctacTTTATTACCAAAACGTTCTTTCTACAAAACAGAGTGAAGAGTCTGGAATCGGCGTTCTTTTGTTTCCGCCGGCGTTGCTCTCCTTCAACTGTGCTTTGTAATTGTGATATCGCTACTGACTCCACCAACGGTTATCGCAGTTCTCGCTGCTCGTTTTTCTCTTATCAGAATCTATCAATGGTGAATACGGTGCTCACTGAACTCGACGACAAAATTGTGCGCAGCATGGCCGTGGGCGCTGTTTTTTCAGACTTT GGCGGGAAGATAAATTCACTTGACTTTCATCGGAAAGACGATTTATTGGTCACGGCTAGTGAGGATGAGTCGGTCCGTCTGTACGACATCGTTAATGCTAA GTTGCTCAAAACCACATATCATAAGAAACATGGCACCGATCGTATTTGCTTTACTCATCATCCAAGCTCTGTTATTTGCTCAACAAAATCTAATTTGGATTCTACTGGAG AATCTTTGCGGTATCTGTCAATGTATGATAATCGAATTCTCCGCTACTTTAAAGGCCATAAAGAGAG GGTTGTTTCCCTCTGCATGTCTCCAGTAAATGATTGCTTCATGTCTGGTTCTCTTGACCACAGTGTCAGAATGTGGGATCTTCGTGTAAATGCTTGCCAG GGAATTTTACATCTACGTGGTAGACCGACAGTTGCATATGATCAACAGGGTTTGGTCTTTGCAGTGGCAATGGAAGGTGgtgcaataaaattatttgattcacGATCTTATGACAAG GGCCCCTTTGACACCTTTTTAGTTGGTGGTGATAGAGCAGAGGTTTGTGATATCAAATTCAGCAACGATGGCAAATCAATGCTCTTGACAACAACAAATAACAATGTTTATGTTCTTGATGCATATGGAGGAGAGAAG CGGTTTGCTGTCAATTTGGAGCCATCTCCAAATGAAACTATTGAAGCAACTTTTTCCCCAGATGGGCAGTATGTGGTCTCAG GATCAGGAGATGGAACAATTCATGCCTGGGATATCAACTCAAGAAACGAG GTGGCATGTTGGAATGCCCACACAGGAGTATCTTCATGCTTGAAATGGGCTCCCCGTCGGGTGATGTTTGTTGCTGCCTCTTCTGTTCTCTCATTTTGGATACCCAACGCCCATGATCCCGCTTCTGGGGAACCTCAATCTCAACAAATTTCTCATTCGACCCCTTCTTTGTCTTAG
- the LOC123196772 gene encoding oleosin 18.2 kDa-like yields MAERDRDLSHPHQLQVHSQHRYDHYGAGVKSLLPRRGPSTSQVLAVVTLLPVGGTLLALAGLTLAGSIIGLVVTTPLFIIFSPVIVPAAIAIGLAVAGFFTSGAFGLMGLTSFSWILNSLRQCIGSVPEMADQAKLRMADMAEYVGQRTKEVGQEIQSKAHEAGKTGTGRT; encoded by the coding sequence atggcTGAACGTGATCGTGACCTTTCACATCCACACCAGCTTCAGGTGCACTCACAGCACCGTTATGATCATTATGGAGCCGGTGTCAAGTCACTCTTGCCGAGACGCGGGCCTTCTACGAGCCAAGTACTTGCAGTGGTCACACTCCTGCCCGTCGGTGGCACCTTGCTTGCACTGGCTGGTTTGACCCTGGCCGGTTCTATAATCGGGCTTGTGGTCACCACGCCGCTGTTCATAATATTCAGCCCAGTTATCGTCCCAGCAGCTATTGCAATCGGGCTTGCAGTGGCGGGCTTTTTCACTTCCGGGGCTTTCGGGTTGATGGGCCTGACTTCATTCTCGTGGATCTTGAACAGCCTCCGGCAGTGCATTGGTTCAGTGCCGGAGATGGCGGACCAGGCAAAGCTACGCATGGCAGACATGGCAGAGTATGTGGGCCAGAGGACCAAAGAAGTTGGCCAAGAGATCCAGAGCAAGGCCCATGAAGCAGGGAAAACTGGGACAGGGAGGAcatga